A DNA window from Helianthus annuus cultivar XRQ/B chromosome 15, HanXRQr2.0-SUNRISE, whole genome shotgun sequence contains the following coding sequences:
- the LOC110911992 gene encoding probable magnesium transporter NIPA1, whose translation MGGMSSDNVHGLVLAVSSSVFIGSSFIIKKKGLMNAGATGIRAGSGGYSYLKEPWWWAGMMSMIIGEVANFAAYAYAPAILVTPLGALSMIISAVLAHYCLDERLHIFGVVGCALCVVGSTTIVLHAPQETQVKSVKEIWFFATEPGFLVYACIVLVVVGVLIYRYVPLYGGTHLVVYVGICSLMGSLTVMCVKAVGIAMKLSFSGSNQFVYFQTWFFTVLLFGFILTQLNYLNKALDTFNTAVISPVYYVMFTSLTILASMIMFKNWDSQNASQIISELSGFVTIFSGTFLLHKTKDMGTPAIPSQSPKLSNPSTRSRNQSPVRPDL comes from the exons ATGGGGGGAATGTCGTCTGATAATGTTCATGGGCTTGTGTTAGCTGTGTCTTCAAGTGTGTTTATTGGATCCAGCTTTATTATTAAGAAAAAAGGTCTCATGAATGCTGGTGCTACAGGAATTAGAGCAG GTTCAGGAGGCTATTCTTACTTGAAAGAACCCTGGTGGTGGGCCGGGATGATGAGCA TGATCATTGGTGAGGTGGCAAATTTTGCAGCTTATGCATATGCTCCAGCAATACTTGTAACCCCTTTAGGAGCTCTAAGTATGATAATCAG TGCAGTTTTAGCCCATTATTGTTTGGATGAGAGGTTGCATATTTTTGGTGTAGTCGGGTGCGCACTCTGTGTAGTGGGTTCAACCACAATCGTCTTGCATGCTCCACAAGAGACTCAAGTTAAGTCAGTTAAAGAAATTTGGTTCTTTGCAACCGAGCCTG GATTTCTGGTTTATGCCTGCATTGTATTGGTTGTTGTTGGCGTACTTATTTACCGTTATGTGCCACTCTACGGTGGGACCCATCTGGTCGTATATGTAGGGATTTGCTCTCTTATGGGCTCCCTCACG GTTATGTGTGTGAAAGCAGTAGGAATCGCCATGAAATTATCGTTTTCAGGAAGTAATCAGTTCGTATACTTCCAAACATGGTTTTTCACTGTGCTGCTTTTCGGTTTCATTCTTACGCAACTCAACTATTTGAACAAG GCACTAGACACCTTCAATACTGCTGTCATTTCGCCGGTGTATTATGTGATGTTTACAAGCCTCACCATCTTGGCTAGTATGATCATGTTCAAG AACTGGGATAGTCAAAACGCATCGCAGATTATATCTGAACTCAGTGGTTTCGTGACTATTTTCTCGGGGACGTTTCTCCTTCATAAAACTAAGGATATGGGAACTCCAGCAATACCTTCACAATCCCCTAAACTTTCAAATCCATCAACCAGAAGCCGAAACCAAAGCCCCGTAAGGCCGGACTTGTAA